A stretch of Cystobacter ferrugineus DNA encodes these proteins:
- a CDS encoding DUF485 domain-containing protein yields the protein MQQTPQSRELEVLAAARWRVAAVLTTATLVSYFGFILLVAYNKPLMGQQLVPGLSVGILLGALVIVAAWAFTGAYVWWANGRYDKTIRQLRR from the coding sequence ATGCAGCAAACCCCCCAATCGCGAGAACTCGAGGTCCTGGCCGCGGCACGCTGGCGCGTGGCCGCCGTCCTCACCACGGCCACGCTCGTCTCCTACTTCGGCTTCATCCTGCTCGTGGCCTACAACAAGCCGCTGATGGGGCAACAGCTCGTGCCAGGGCTGTCGGTGGGCATCCTCCTGGGAGCACTCGTGATCGTCGCCGCGTGGGCCTTCACGGGCGCCTACGTCTGGTGGGCCAACGGCCGCTACGACAAGACCATCCGCCAACTGCGCCGCTGA
- a CDS encoding kelch repeat-containing protein, with translation MQSKLHLERCRGLPRRVWMAVCVLVLAACGGGSLSEMEGEPPGFEPDAVSSRASTRPQGLVSGDKVLILRDTVEILRAGDSVEERKARALGYQVEVVDNARWKALSSADFASYRAIILGDPSCKTDVGRLAAAESTKHLWGPVVDGNVIIVGTDPVYHGKADDQVTLNAVKFAAAQPGKTGMYISLSCYYHVNPPKTPDPLPIVPVPVPVLDPFGSFVVTGVGCYNDAHIVASHEALNGLTDGVLSNWGCSVHEAFVSYPEANFTPLVIARDDASRARWPGSRDFADGSHGVPYVLVRGAAPVRCGDGVVQYPEQCDTGAQNGVPGTPCSSVCRTHWCGDGVVDPGEQCDTGAANGTGTCSASCRSVVTANRPPVAQCRDLTLAVGPTCGASGSVDSGSYDPDGNLKECTQSLVSFGPGTTRVSLTCTDTAGLSSSCTATVSAVDTTPPSMECPEDFTAECYSGGMLGVYPPQSAQDNCGIADVLGPSNNFYPLGTTRRTYTARDPSRNEFSCSYTATVVDTRRPMLSLFGSASVTLPCGENFLEQGYMAYDECSGGRQVTRSGTVNTRVPGTYFLTYTATDTVGLTSTVTRTITVVPSPACEDVPQGGWIPTGSMALPRLSHSATLLEDGRVLAAGGFNSTAELYDPFTKTWSPTGSTQSAHRGHTATRLSDGRVLIAGGTGSTNKPSAELYAPASGRWLATGSLTARRFYHAAVLLNDGRVLVTGGFGSEAHGPALSSAELYDPATGVWSATGRLAQARGFHTMTLLPDGKVLVTGGSEQPEDDVEGDALLSSAELYDPATGTWTSAGSLSTGRAWHSATLLPNGKVLVVGGAGIDISLSASAELYDPATRAWLPTGGMKSPRRWHTATLLDNGEVLVAGGYHQLLGIQYASERYNPATGTWSVTSRMNVDRYRHTATLLPNGTVLAVGGASNHDQASAEYYDLRGL, from the coding sequence ATGCAATCCAAGCTTCACCTGGAGAGGTGTCGCGGCCTCCCGCGCCGGGTGTGGATGGCCGTGTGCGTGCTGGTGCTCGCGGCCTGCGGTGGCGGGTCCCTGTCGGAGATGGAGGGGGAGCCGCCGGGGTTCGAGCCGGACGCGGTCTCCTCGCGAGCGAGCACCCGGCCCCAGGGCCTGGTCAGTGGCGACAAGGTGCTCATCCTGCGCGACACGGTGGAGATCCTCCGGGCGGGCGACAGCGTCGAGGAGAGGAAGGCCCGGGCGCTGGGTTATCAGGTGGAGGTCGTCGACAACGCGCGCTGGAAGGCCCTGTCCTCCGCGGACTTCGCCTCCTACCGCGCCATCATCCTGGGCGATCCCTCCTGTAAGACGGATGTGGGCCGCCTGGCGGCCGCCGAGAGCACCAAGCACCTCTGGGGCCCGGTGGTCGACGGCAACGTCATCATCGTGGGCACGGATCCCGTCTACCACGGCAAGGCGGACGATCAGGTCACCCTCAACGCCGTGAAGTTCGCCGCCGCCCAGCCGGGCAAGACGGGCATGTACATCAGCCTGAGCTGCTACTACCACGTGAATCCGCCCAAGACGCCGGACCCGCTGCCCATCGTCCCCGTCCCCGTCCCGGTGCTCGATCCCTTCGGCTCCTTCGTGGTGACGGGTGTGGGTTGCTACAACGACGCGCACATCGTCGCCTCGCACGAGGCCCTCAATGGCCTGACGGACGGCGTGCTGTCCAACTGGGGCTGCTCGGTGCACGAGGCGTTCGTCTCCTATCCCGAGGCGAACTTCACCCCGCTCGTCATCGCGCGGGATGACGCCTCCCGGGCTCGCTGGCCGGGCTCCCGGGACTTCGCGGATGGCTCGCACGGCGTGCCGTACGTGCTGGTGCGCGGAGCGGCGCCGGTGCGCTGCGGGGACGGGGTGGTGCAGTACCCCGAGCAGTGTGACACGGGTGCCCAGAATGGCGTGCCGGGCACGCCGTGCTCGTCGGTGTGCCGCACGCACTGGTGTGGCGATGGCGTGGTGGACCCGGGCGAGCAGTGCGACACGGGCGCCGCCAATGGCACGGGCACCTGCAGCGCCTCGTGCCGTTCCGTCGTCACCGCCAACCGTCCTCCCGTGGCGCAGTGCCGGGACCTGACGCTGGCGGTGGGTCCCACCTGCGGCGCGAGCGGCTCGGTGGACTCGGGCTCGTACGATCCGGATGGCAACCTGAAGGAGTGCACGCAGAGCCTCGTCAGCTTCGGTCCGGGCACCACGCGCGTGTCGCTCACCTGCACGGACACGGCGGGCCTGAGCTCGAGTTGCACGGCCACGGTCTCCGCCGTGGACACCACTCCGCCGAGCATGGAGTGCCCGGAGGACTTCACGGCCGAGTGCTACAGCGGCGGCATGCTGGGGGTGTATCCGCCTCAGTCCGCCCAGGACAACTGCGGCATCGCCGATGTGCTGGGACCGTCCAACAACTTCTACCCGCTGGGCACCACCCGGCGGACGTACACCGCGCGGGATCCCTCCCGCAACGAGTTCTCCTGCTCGTACACCGCGACGGTGGTCGACACCCGGCGCCCGATGCTCAGCCTTTTCGGCTCCGCCTCCGTCACCTTGCCGTGTGGGGAGAACTTCCTGGAGCAGGGCTACATGGCCTACGACGAGTGCTCGGGTGGGCGGCAGGTGACGCGCTCGGGCACGGTCAACACCCGGGTGCCGGGCACCTACTTCCTGACGTACACGGCGACGGACACGGTGGGACTCACCAGCACGGTGACGCGGACCATCACCGTGGTGCCGAGCCCCGCGTGCGAGGATGTTCCCCAGGGCGGGTGGATTCCCACGGGCAGCATGGCGCTGCCGCGCCTGTCCCACTCCGCGACCCTGCTGGAGGATGGCCGGGTGCTGGCGGCCGGTGGCTTCAACTCCACCGCCGAGCTGTATGACCCGTTCACCAAGACGTGGTCCCCCACGGGGAGCACCCAGAGCGCCCACCGTGGCCACACCGCCACCCGGCTGAGCGATGGCCGCGTGCTCATCGCGGGAGGCACCGGCTCCACCAACAAGCCCTCCGCTGAGCTCTACGCTCCCGCCTCGGGCAGGTGGCTGGCCACCGGCTCGCTCACCGCGCGGCGCTTCTACCATGCCGCCGTGTTGCTCAACGATGGCCGGGTGCTCGTGACCGGTGGCTTCGGCTCGGAGGCGCATGGTCCCGCGCTGAGCTCGGCGGAGCTGTATGACCCGGCCACGGGCGTGTGGTCCGCCACGGGACGCCTCGCCCAGGCGCGTGGCTTCCACACCATGACCCTGCTGCCCGATGGCAAGGTGCTGGTGACGGGAGGCAGCGAGCAGCCGGAGGATGACGTGGAGGGTGACGCGCTGCTCTCCAGCGCCGAGCTCTATGATCCGGCGACGGGCACGTGGACGAGCGCGGGGAGCTTGAGCACGGGACGTGCCTGGCACTCGGCTACCCTGCTGCCCAATGGCAAGGTGCTGGTGGTGGGCGGGGCGGGCATCGACATCTCCCTGAGCGCCTCGGCGGAGCTGTATGACCCGGCCACGCGCGCGTGGTTGCCCACCGGCGGCATGAAGTCGCCGCGCCGCTGGCACACGGCCACGCTGCTCGACAATGGCGAGGTGCTGGTGGCCGGCGGCTACCACCAGCTCCTGGGCATCCAGTACGCCTCCGAGCGCTACAACCCGGCGACGGGCACGTGGTCGGTGACGTCCAGGATGAACGTGGATCGCTACCGGCACACGGCCACGTTGCTGCCCAACGGCACGGTGCTGGCGGTGGGCGGAGCCAGCAACCACGACCAGGCCTCGGCCGAGTACTACGACCTGCGCGGGCTGTAG
- a CDS encoding Hpt domain-containing protein, which produces MEQQALALDVRQLEKLSVLQDEDAPNLVAEMAQGYLARTPARLSRLRELLAAGNAGQLANEAHGLATASGMFGMMRVRQYCKALENLARGSSLEGAEGLLTQVEQAYAEARPLLMAELKLRD; this is translated from the coding sequence ATGGAGCAGCAGGCCCTCGCGCTGGATGTGCGGCAACTGGAGAAACTGAGTGTGCTGCAGGACGAGGACGCCCCCAATCTGGTGGCGGAAATGGCCCAGGGCTACCTCGCCCGAACCCCCGCGAGGCTCTCGCGGCTGCGCGAGCTGCTGGCGGCGGGCAATGCCGGACAGCTCGCCAACGAGGCCCACGGCCTGGCCACGGCCAGCGGGATGTTTGGCATGATGCGGGTGCGCCAGTACTGCAAGGCGCTGGAGAACCTCGCGCGCGGCTCCAGCCTGGAAGGCGCGGAGGGGCTTCTCACCCAGGTGGAGCAGGCCTACGCCGAGGCCCGGCCCCTGCTCATGGCCGAGCTGAAGCTGCGCGACTGA
- a CDS encoding EamA family transporter codes for MAFRDIVLAVLVAAIWGFNFVVIKEGLDAFPPLLFSGLRFLFAAFPAVFFLRRGSLGWSTLLKVGLVLGVVKYALLYLGVKAGVPAGLSSLVLQSQVIFTTVLSAYLLQDAPSPRQRVGMGVALLGMLLIATTRQGDVSGLGLALVIAAAVAWAFANILIKKASVDTFKLMVWMSLVPLLPLFVLSFLFEDGQAEALSRLLTFKGAGAVLYTGLLATILAFGIWGHLMRKYSPNVVAPFSLLVPLFGMACSALVLAERLSPMVMGAALLVFAGLVLIILGRRPLSSPSPASVPLVKG; via the coding sequence ATGGCCTTTCGCGACATCGTCCTCGCCGTGCTGGTCGCGGCGATCTGGGGCTTCAACTTCGTCGTCATCAAGGAGGGGCTGGACGCGTTTCCGCCCCTGCTCTTCTCGGGGCTGCGCTTCCTGTTCGCGGCCTTCCCCGCGGTCTTCTTCCTGCGCCGCGGCTCCCTCGGCTGGAGCACCCTCCTGAAGGTGGGTCTGGTGCTGGGCGTCGTGAAGTACGCGCTGCTCTACCTGGGCGTGAAGGCGGGAGTTCCGGCGGGGCTGTCCTCGCTGGTCCTCCAGTCGCAGGTCATCTTCACCACGGTGCTGTCGGCGTACCTGCTCCAGGATGCGCCGTCACCGCGGCAACGGGTGGGCATGGGCGTCGCGCTCCTCGGCATGCTCCTCATCGCCACCACGCGCCAGGGCGACGTCAGCGGCCTGGGTCTGGCGCTCGTCATCGCCGCGGCGGTGGCGTGGGCCTTCGCCAACATCCTCATCAAGAAGGCATCGGTGGACACCTTCAAGCTGATGGTGTGGATGAGCCTGGTCCCCCTGTTGCCGCTGTTCGTACTGTCCTTCCTCTTCGAGGATGGCCAGGCGGAGGCACTGTCGCGGCTGCTCACCTTCAAGGGAGCGGGGGCCGTGCTGTACACGGGCTTGCTGGCCACCATCCTCGCGTTCGGCATCTGGGGCCACCTGATGCGCAAGTACTCGCCCAACGTGGTGGCACCCTTCTCGTTGCTGGTGCCCCTCTTCGGCATGGCCTGCTCCGCGCTGGTGCTGGCCGAGCGGCTGAGCCCAATGGTCATGGGGGCCGCGCTGCTCGTCTTCGCCGGCCTGGTGCTCATCATCCTGGGCCGACGCCCCCTGAGCAGTCCCTCACCGGCGAGCGTCCCCCTCGTCAAAGGATGA
- a CDS encoding sodium:solute symporter family transporter, which translates to MNQATTTIGQANTTAIIFFLAFVSLTLGITYWAARRTKTTSEFFAAGGGVSAVQNGFALAGDFMSAASFLGIAGLVALSGFDGLIYSVGWLVGWPVVTFLIAEPLRNLGKYTFADVVAYRLKQTPVRLAAAVGTLTVVSFYLIAQMVGAGNLIRMMFGLSYEAAVLIVGGVMILYVLFGGMIATTWVQIVKAVLLLAGASALALMVLARFSYNPLLLFQEAVKQYGPETLAPGKLVSNPLETISLGLALMFGTAGLPHILMRFYTVPDAKAARGSVFYATGLIGYFYLVTFILGFGASVIVGRSTITQVDKGGNMAATLLAEAVGGTPFLGFISAVAFATILAVVAGLTLSGAAALSHDLWTHVVRKGQSPEHEQLRVARLSSLGLGLLAIVLGLLFKGQNVAFMVGLAFAIAASGNFPALLLSMAWKGFTTRGAVVSMLTGTLSAVVLIILSPTVMVEMLGRPEALFPLKNPGLVTMPLAFVVGWVVSILSPEPEAAGRFAEVRHRMHMGKDEDTVAPAAPAAPVVPATPHS; encoded by the coding sequence ATGAATCAGGCAACGACAACGATTGGCCAGGCGAATACCACCGCCATCATCTTCTTCCTCGCCTTCGTGAGCCTCACGCTGGGCATCACCTACTGGGCGGCGCGCCGCACCAAGACGACCTCGGAGTTCTTCGCCGCGGGTGGCGGAGTGAGCGCCGTGCAGAACGGCTTCGCGCTCGCCGGTGACTTCATGAGCGCCGCGAGCTTCCTGGGCATCGCGGGGCTCGTGGCCCTCTCGGGCTTCGACGGCCTCATCTATTCGGTGGGTTGGCTGGTGGGCTGGCCGGTGGTGACGTTCCTCATCGCCGAGCCCCTGCGCAACCTGGGCAAGTACACCTTCGCGGACGTGGTGGCCTACCGGCTCAAGCAGACGCCGGTGCGCCTGGCGGCCGCGGTGGGCACGCTCACCGTGGTGAGCTTCTACCTCATCGCCCAGATGGTGGGCGCCGGCAATCTCATCCGGATGATGTTCGGCCTGTCCTACGAGGCCGCCGTGCTCATCGTGGGCGGGGTGATGATCCTCTACGTGCTGTTCGGCGGCATGATCGCCACCACGTGGGTGCAGATCGTCAAGGCGGTGCTCCTGCTCGCGGGCGCGAGCGCGCTGGCGCTGATGGTGCTCGCGCGCTTCTCCTACAACCCGCTCCTCCTCTTCCAGGAGGCGGTGAAGCAGTACGGACCGGAGACGCTGGCGCCGGGCAAGCTCGTGTCCAACCCACTGGAGACGATCTCCCTGGGGCTCGCGCTGATGTTCGGCACGGCGGGACTGCCCCACATCCTCATGCGCTTCTACACGGTGCCCGACGCGAAGGCGGCGCGCGGCTCGGTGTTCTACGCGACGGGGCTCATCGGCTACTTCTACCTGGTGACGTTCATCCTCGGCTTCGGCGCCTCGGTGATCGTGGGCCGGAGCACCATCACCCAGGTGGACAAGGGCGGCAACATGGCCGCGACGCTCCTGGCCGAGGCCGTGGGCGGCACGCCGTTCCTGGGTTTCATCTCCGCGGTGGCCTTCGCCACCATCCTCGCGGTGGTGGCGGGGCTCACGCTGTCGGGCGCGGCGGCGCTGTCGCATGACCTGTGGACGCACGTGGTGCGCAAGGGCCAGTCGCCCGAGCACGAGCAGTTGCGCGTGGCGCGGCTGTCGAGCCTCGGGCTGGGCCTGCTCGCCATCGTGCTGGGCCTGCTTTTCAAGGGGCAGAACGTGGCCTTCATGGTGGGCCTGGCGTTCGCCATCGCCGCGAGCGGCAACTTCCCCGCCCTGCTGTTGTCCATGGCGTGGAAGGGCTTCACCACGCGCGGCGCGGTGGTCAGCATGCTCACCGGCACCCTGAGCGCGGTGGTGCTCATCATCCTGTCGCCCACGGTGATGGTGGAGATGCTCGGCCGGCCCGAGGCCCTCTTCCCGCTGAAGAACCCGGGCCTGGTCACCATGCCGCTGGCCTTCGTGGTGGGCTGGGTCGTGTCGATTCTCTCGCCCGAGCCCGAGGCGGCCGGGCGCTTCGCCGAGGTGCGCCACCGCATGCACATGGGCAAGGACGAGGACACCGTGGCCCCGGCGGCTCCAGCGGCTCCCGTGGTCCCCGCGACGCCCCACAGCTGA
- a CDS encoding serine/threonine-protein kinase, with translation MDDKERRTVRTDDDRRTVRTENHRTLAIGTAEAPEPQAHTPAVAAEAAADAPATLGRGTALDRYVVLEPLGQGGMGMVYAAYDSVLDRKVALKLLPPGDLDADIEMTSGRARLLREAQAMARLSHPNVVAVYDVYQHGHQVFMAMELVEGQTLLQWQRQQKHGWREILAAFLAAGRGLAAAHAAGLVHRDFKPTNVLVGKDGRVRVTDFGLARTHNAPPEEPSEPEPSPGARDTGPVKAHSMLELELTQRGAVLGTPAYMAPEQFRGAAADARSDQFSFAVSLWEALYGERPFEGTTTGERRQNVLDGRIRTPPSYSDVPPWVTRALLRALNTEPAARYPSLDALLALLERDPAQVRRRWVSAAALLLLVMGSGTLAWFSWHQRQAGLCTGASERLRGVWDAPRQRAIQKAFLATQRSYAQDTWQRVHDALDTYTAAWRNMHQSTCEATRLRGEQSEAVLSLRMACLDNRLQEMAALTEVFTEADATVVEKAISATSALRGLEGCADVEALMAEVPPPEEQATRQSVDKARAQLARVNALTEAGRFKHAQKLATDVANKAAELHYPPLYAEALFMQAWTQFIAGENQGVPALLQRALWLAHASRNDRIAAAASVRLMGYHSAHGPPEEARHWEQFAQAALDRLGENGELRAIFHNNRGLALYQQGNFAEAYEAFDKAFALAEHNLGAANAMTLRYATNSVAALGNLDRVNETQRAFEMLVHLGETNLGPLHPFLGQPLSNLSNLYAFQGRFADARRLLDRVRVIGQQAYGQRSEEWAQFHMAYGDLEAAEGHDAEALGHYEEAAQLFRALAGAESLELMQALVKEADARTALGQLAPAQRTYQQVLELTKKDPRQYAQVHTQALAGLADLNDARGQHEQALHLRQQALELRERDLGPEHIHTALMRVAIAASYLELGEPERALALYDKEQAFFEKTLDADSPSGVLPLAGKGEALQQLGRAAEAIPLLERVLRIIETHPMRPAYTASVQAALARSLWDTRQQPERAWKLALAAHATYSRSPIRHANELAKLEKLLRRHAPREAPLPGALAQPGPR, from the coding sequence ATGGATGACAAAGAGCGCCGCACGGTGAGGACCGACGATGATCGCCGCACGGTGAGGACCGAGAACCACCGCACGCTGGCGATCGGCACGGCGGAGGCGCCCGAACCCCAGGCTCACACGCCCGCCGTCGCCGCCGAGGCCGCGGCCGACGCGCCGGCCACGCTGGGCCGGGGCACGGCCCTGGATCGCTACGTGGTGCTCGAGCCCCTGGGTCAGGGGGGCATGGGGATGGTGTATGCCGCCTATGACTCGGTGCTGGATCGCAAGGTGGCGCTCAAGCTGCTGCCTCCCGGGGACCTGGACGCGGATATCGAGATGACCTCGGGGCGGGCCCGGCTGCTGCGCGAGGCGCAGGCCATGGCCCGGCTCTCCCATCCCAACGTGGTGGCCGTCTACGACGTGTACCAGCACGGCCACCAGGTCTTCATGGCCATGGAACTGGTGGAGGGGCAGACGCTGCTGCAGTGGCAGCGGCAGCAGAAACACGGCTGGAGGGAGATCCTCGCCGCCTTCCTGGCCGCGGGCCGGGGACTGGCCGCCGCGCACGCCGCGGGGCTCGTCCACCGCGACTTCAAGCCCACCAACGTCCTGGTGGGCAAGGACGGCCGCGTGCGGGTGACGGACTTCGGGCTGGCACGCACGCACAACGCGCCCCCGGAGGAGCCCTCCGAGCCCGAGCCCTCCCCGGGCGCGCGGGACACCGGCCCGGTCAAGGCGCACAGCATGCTGGAGCTGGAGCTGACGCAGCGGGGCGCGGTGCTCGGGACTCCGGCGTACATGGCCCCCGAGCAGTTCCGCGGCGCCGCGGCGGACGCGCGCAGCGATCAGTTCTCCTTCGCCGTGTCGCTGTGGGAGGCGCTGTATGGGGAGCGTCCCTTCGAGGGCACCACCACGGGAGAGCGCCGCCAGAACGTGCTGGACGGGCGCATCCGCACGCCCCCCTCCTACTCGGACGTGCCTCCGTGGGTGACACGGGCCCTGTTGCGCGCCCTCAACACCGAGCCCGCGGCGCGCTACCCCTCGCTGGATGCGCTGCTCGCCCTGCTGGAGCGGGATCCCGCCCAGGTGCGCCGCCGCTGGGTGTCCGCCGCCGCCCTGCTGCTGCTCGTCATGGGCTCGGGGACACTCGCCTGGTTCTCCTGGCACCAACGCCAGGCGGGCCTGTGCACCGGCGCCTCGGAGCGGCTGCGCGGCGTCTGGGACGCGCCCCGGCAGAGGGCCATCCAGAAGGCATTCCTCGCCACCCAGCGCTCCTACGCCCAAGACACGTGGCAGCGCGTGCACGACGCGCTCGACACGTACACCGCCGCGTGGCGGAACATGCACCAGAGCACGTGCGAGGCCACGCGCCTGCGCGGCGAGCAGTCCGAGGCCGTCCTGTCGCTGCGCATGGCCTGCCTGGACAACCGGCTGCAGGAGATGGCCGCGCTCACCGAGGTCTTCACCGAGGCCGACGCCACGGTGGTGGAGAAGGCCATCTCCGCCACCAGCGCGCTGCGCGGGCTCGAGGGGTGCGCGGACGTGGAGGCGCTCATGGCCGAAGTGCCGCCTCCGGAGGAGCAAGCCACGCGTCAGTCCGTGGACAAAGCGCGCGCCCAGCTCGCCCGCGTCAATGCGCTCACCGAGGCGGGCAGGTTCAAACACGCCCAGAAGCTGGCCACGGACGTGGCCAACAAGGCGGCGGAACTCCACTACCCTCCCCTGTACGCCGAGGCCCTCTTCATGCAGGCCTGGACGCAGTTCATCGCCGGGGAGAACCAGGGCGTGCCCGCGCTGCTCCAGCGCGCGCTGTGGCTCGCGCACGCCTCGCGCAATGATCGGATCGCCGCGGCCGCCAGCGTGCGGCTGATGGGCTACCACAGCGCGCACGGGCCTCCCGAGGAGGCACGGCACTGGGAACAATTCGCCCAGGCGGCGCTCGATCGGCTGGGGGAGAACGGCGAGCTGCGCGCCATCTTCCACAACAACCGGGGACTGGCGCTCTACCAGCAGGGCAACTTCGCCGAGGCCTACGAGGCCTTCGACAAGGCCTTCGCGCTGGCCGAGCACAACCTGGGCGCGGCCAACGCCATGACGCTGCGCTATGCCACCAACTCGGTGGCCGCGCTGGGCAACCTGGACCGCGTCAACGAAACCCAGCGGGCCTTCGAGATGCTCGTGCACCTGGGCGAGACGAACCTCGGCCCCCTGCACCCCTTCCTCGGCCAGCCCCTGTCCAACCTGTCCAACCTCTACGCCTTCCAGGGGCGCTTCGCCGACGCGCGCCGGTTGCTCGACCGGGTGCGGGTCATCGGCCAGCAGGCCTATGGACAGCGCTCGGAGGAATGGGCGCAGTTCCACATGGCCTACGGAGACCTCGAGGCCGCCGAGGGGCATGACGCCGAGGCACTCGGGCACTACGAGGAGGCGGCGCAGCTGTTCCGCGCGCTCGCGGGCGCCGAGAGCCTGGAGTTGATGCAGGCCCTGGTGAAGGAAGCGGATGCCCGGACGGCCCTCGGACAGCTCGCGCCGGCCCAGCGCACCTACCAACAGGTGCTGGAGCTCACGAAGAAGGACCCGCGCCAGTACGCCCAGGTGCACACCCAGGCGCTCGCCGGGCTCGCGGACCTGAACGACGCGCGCGGCCAGCACGAGCAGGCGCTCCACCTGCGGCAGCAGGCGCTGGAGCTGCGCGAGCGCGACCTGGGCCCCGAGCACATCCACACGGCACTCATGCGCGTGGCCATCGCCGCCAGCTACCTGGAGCTGGGAGAGCCCGAGCGCGCGCTGGCGCTCTACGACAAGGAGCAGGCCTTCTTCGAGAAGACGTTGGACGCGGACTCCCCCTCGGGCGTGCTGCCCCTGGCCGGCAAGGGCGAGGCCCTGCAGCAACTGGGCAGGGCCGCCGAGGCCATTCCGCTGCTGGAGCGCGTGCTGCGCATCATCGAGACCCATCCCATGCGCCCGGCGTACACCGCCTCCGTGCAGGCCGCCCTCGCGCGCTCGCTCTGGGACACCCGGCAGCAGCCGGAGCGCGCCTGGAAGCTCGCCCTGGCCGCCCACGCCACCTACTCCCGCTCGCCCATCCGCCACGCGAACGAGCTGGCCAAGTTGGAGAAGCTGCTGCGGCGGCACGCTCCCCGGGAGGCCCCGCTTCCCGGCGCGCTCGCCCAGCCCGGCCCTCGCTGA
- a CDS encoding DUF2750 domain-containing protein, translating to MEREQNQERIEAVLRLPAARRYAYFLQRVTESGEVWGLDGEGWALALDDAGRDVLPLWPAPEFAELCATRLWSGFKPRAIPLQELLESVLPQLEQEGMPVGIFFTPQGQGHPASARELIDALRSARGPLA from the coding sequence ATGGAACGTGAGCAGAATCAGGAACGCATCGAAGCCGTGCTGCGGTTGCCCGCCGCACGGCGCTACGCGTACTTCCTTCAGCGCGTGACGGAGTCGGGAGAGGTGTGGGGCCTGGATGGCGAGGGGTGGGCGCTCGCGCTCGACGACGCCGGGCGGGACGTGCTGCCCCTCTGGCCGGCACCCGAGTTCGCCGAGCTCTGTGCCACGCGGTTGTGGTCCGGCTTCAAGCCGCGCGCCATCCCCTTGCAGGAGCTGCTCGAGAGCGTGCTGCCCCAACTGGAGCAGGAGGGAATGCCGGTGGGCATCTTCTTCACCCCGCAGGGACAGGGCCACCCGGCCTCGGCGCGTGAGTTGATCGACGCCCTGCGCTCGGCCCGGGGCCCTCTGGCCTGA
- a CDS encoding NUDIX domain-containing protein: protein MTIETLSSKEVYRNRWMTVREDSIRRQDGTSGIYGVVHKPDFALVIPYENGAFHLVEQYRYPVKGRYLEFPQGTWEEQADAPPETVAAGELQEETGLVAGRMTYLGHILTAPGYSTQGMHVFLAEELTPGPQRLTPEEGDLVVSRVTVEEFEALVLEGRIKDASSISAYGLLRMKKRLP, encoded by the coding sequence ATGACCATCGAGACGCTCTCTTCGAAAGAGGTCTACCGGAACCGCTGGATGACCGTGCGCGAGGACTCCATCCGCAGGCAGGACGGCACGAGCGGCATCTACGGTGTCGTCCACAAGCCGGACTTCGCGCTCGTCATCCCCTACGAGAACGGCGCGTTCCACCTGGTGGAGCAGTACCGCTACCCCGTGAAGGGACGCTACCTGGAGTTCCCCCAGGGCACCTGGGAGGAACAGGCGGATGCGCCCCCCGAAACCGTCGCCGCGGGCGAGCTCCAGGAAGAGACCGGGCTGGTGGCCGGGCGCATGACGTACCTCGGCCACATCCTCACCGCTCCTGGGTACTCGACACAGGGCATGCACGTCTTCCTGGCGGAAGAGCTGACTCCGGGCCCCCAGCGCCTGACTCCCGAGGAGGGGGACCTGGTGGTCTCCCGGGTCACCGTCGAGGAGTTCGAGGCGCTCGTCCTCGAGGGCCGCATCAAGGATGCATCCAGCATCTCGGCCTATGGCCTGCTGCGCATGAAGAAGCGCCTGCCCTGA